A window of the Pongo abelii isolate AG06213 chromosome 10, NHGRI_mPonAbe1-v2.0_pri, whole genome shotgun sequence genome harbors these coding sequences:
- the LOC134759519 gene encoding potassium voltage-gated channel subfamily C member 2-like, translating to MGKIENNERVILNVGGTRHETYRSTLKTLPGTRLALLASSEPPGDCLTTAGDKLQPSPPPLSPPPRAPPLSPGPGGCFEGGAGNCSSRGGRASDHPGGGREFFFDRHPGVFAYVLNYYRTGKLHCPADVCGPLFEEELAFWGIDETDVEPCCWMTYRQHRDAEEALDIFETPDLIGGDPGDDEDLAAKRLGIEDAAGLGGPDGKSGRWRRLQPRMWALFEDPYSSRAARVRPESTPSLLLQLLPTSSPTFCSFPPQGLRHGGVEETRGLPSDTVRGSSFAR from the coding sequence ATGGGCAAGATCGAGAACAACGAGAGGGTGATCCTCAATGTCGGGGGCACCCGGCACGAAACCTACCGCAGCACCCTCAAGACCCTGCCTGGAACACGCCTGGCCCTTCTTGCCTCCTCCGAGCCCCCAGGCGACTGCTTGACCACGGCGGGCGACAAGCTGCAGCCGTCGCCGCCTCCACTGTCGCCGCCGCCGAGAGCGCCCCCGCTGTCCCCCGGGCCAGGCGGCTGCTTCGAGGGCGGCGCGGGCAACTGCAGTTCCCGCGGCGGCAGGGCCAGCGACCATCCCGGGGGCGGCCGCGAGTTCTTCTTCGACCGGCACCCGGGCGTCTTCGCCTATGTGCTCAACTACTACCGCACCGGCAAGCTGCACTGCCCTGCAGACGTATGCGGGCCGCTCTTCGAGGAAGAGCTGGCCTTCTGGGGCATCGACGAGACCGACGTGGAGCCCTGCTGCTGGATGACCTACCGGCAGCACCGCGACGCCGAGGAGGCGCTGGACATCTTCGAGACCCCCGACCTCATTGGCGGCGACCCCGGCGACGACGAGGACCTGGCAGCCAAGAGGCTGGGCATCGAGGACGCGGCGGGGCTCGGGGGTCCCGACGGCAAGTCTGGCCGCTGGAGGAGGCTGCAGCCCCGCATGTGGGCCCTCTTCGAAGACCCCTACTCGTCCAGAGCCGCCAGGGTAAGGCCAGAATCGACCCCTTCCCTGCTGCTTCAACTTCTCCCAACTTCCTCCCcaactttctgttcttttccacccCAGGGCCTCAGGCATGGGGGGGTAGAAGAGACCCGGGGACTTCCTAGCGATACAGTTAGAGGCTCATCCTTTGCAAGGTAA